Proteins co-encoded in one Capsicum annuum cultivar UCD-10X-F1 unplaced genomic scaffold, UCD10Xv1.1 ctg57254, whole genome shotgun sequence genomic window:
- the LOC124893303 gene encoding secreted RxLR effector protein 161-like gives MQHCNPTNIPVEFGLKLTKAGSGKKTDSTFYKKIVGSLMYLTATRPDIMNGEKADLIGFTDSDYAGDQDGRKSTSGYVFILGTGAVSWSSKKQTVVTLSSTEAEFVASIACACQAIWLWRILKELQFKMESATMIFCDNNSSIKLSKNPVNHGRSNHIDV, from the exons ATGCAGCATTGCAATCCAACCAACATTCCAGTTGAGTTTGGCTTGAAACTAACCAAAGCTGGGAGCGGAAAGAAGACGGATAGCACTTTTTACAAGAAAATTGTGGGTAGTCTAATGTACCTAACTGCTACAAGACCAGACATCAT GAATGGAGAAAAGGCAGATTTGATTGGCTTTACTGATAGCGATTATGCAGGAGATCAAGATGGTAGAAAGAGCACTTCAGGTTATGTCTTTATACTAGGCACAGGGGCTGTATCGTGGTCTTCCAAAAAGCAAACAGTTGTCACATTATCAAGCACAGAAGCTGAATTTGTAGCTTCTATAGCTTGTGCCTGTCAAGCTATTTGGCTTTGGAGAATCCTTAAAGAGTTGCAATTCAAGATGGAAAGTGCTACTATGATATTTTGTGACAACAATTCTTCAATCAAGTTGTCAAAGAATCCTGTGAACCATGGAAGAAGCAATCACATTGATGTGAA